In Nitratiruptor sp. YY09-18, a single window of DNA contains:
- the rnc gene encoding ribonuclease III, which translates to MQKLQEFEKSLRYTFKNKELLKEALTHKSYKSPVNNERLEFLGDAVLDLIVGEYLYKKLPKANEGELSKLRASLVNEEGFAKLANRLNIGDYIFISQAEENNHGRSKPSLLSNAFEAVMGAIYLEVGLEKVREIVLDLLEKEYPKIDLGTLFKDFKTALQEFTQARFGVTPQYKLLGATGPDHKKEFEVAVMLHDEEIATAKGRSKKSAQQEAAKIALQKLKAEDE; encoded by the coding sequence ATGCAAAAACTGCAAGAGTTTGAGAAAAGCCTTAGATATACCTTCAAAAACAAAGAACTACTCAAAGAGGCACTTACCCACAAAAGTTACAAAAGTCCTGTCAATAATGAGAGATTGGAATTTTTAGGCGATGCCGTACTTGATCTCATTGTGGGGGAGTATCTTTATAAAAAACTTCCAAAAGCAAATGAGGGGGAACTTTCAAAGCTCCGTGCATCTCTCGTAAACGAAGAGGGGTTTGCAAAGCTAGCAAACAGGCTCAATATTGGTGATTATATCTTCATATCCCAAGCTGAGGAGAACAATCACGGCCGCAGCAAGCCAAGCCTCCTTTCTAATGCTTTTGAGGCGGTAATGGGAGCGATATATCTTGAAGTTGGGCTTGAAAAGGTCAGAGAGATAGTGCTGGATCTTTTAGAAAAAGAGTATCCAAAGATAGATCTTGGCACTCTCTTTAAAGATTTCAAAACTGCTTTGCAAGAGTTTACCCAAGCGCGCTTTGGTGTTACACCACAATATAAACTGCTTGGAGCCACAGGTCCAGATCACAAAAAAGAGTTTGAGGTAGCTGTGATGCTTCATGATGAGGAGATAGCTACTGCAAAAGGACGCAGTAAAAAATCTGCCCAGCAAGAAGCTGCAAAGATCGCTTTGCAAAAACTAAAGGCTGAAGATGAATAG
- the aroC gene encoding chorismate synthase: MNSFGIKFRFTTFGESHGKAIGCVVDGVPAGLKIDEEFIQSELDRRRPGKSKFATARKESDKVEILSGVFEGKATGTPISMVIFNKDQKSRDYSNIRDIFRPGHADFTYFHKYGIRDYRGGGRSSARETAARVAAGAVAKLLLREFGIEVEAGVVEVAGIKAKQFDFAYARGSEIFALDPAVEEQQKEAILKAKEAHDSVGGVVLVTARGVPTGLGEPIYYKLDAVLAEALMSINAAKAVEIGNGCEASRLMGSQNNDEIIAEGFASNNSGGILGGISNGEEIVARIYFKPTPSIFQKQRSIDTAGNEVEVELKGRHDPFVAARGSVVAEAMMALVLADMLLLGATSKLENLQKIYNA, translated from the coding sequence ATGAATAGTTTTGGAATAAAATTTCGCTTTACTACTTTTGGTGAGTCTCACGGCAAAGCGATAGGGTGTGTGGTAGATGGTGTTCCTGCAGGACTTAAAATCGATGAAGAGTTTATCCAAAGTGAGCTAGATCGCAGGCGTCCTGGCAAAAGTAAATTTGCAACTGCAAGAAAAGAGAGTGACAAAGTAGAGATCCTTAGCGGCGTCTTTGAAGGTAAAGCTACAGGGACTCCAATAAGTATGGTGATATTTAATAAAGATCAAAAAAGCCGCGACTACTCCAATATAAGAGATATTTTTCGCCCAGGGCATGCAGATTTTACATACTTTCATAAATATGGGATCAGAGACTATAGAGGTGGTGGACGCAGTAGCGCAAGAGAGACTGCTGCGCGTGTGGCTGCAGGAGCAGTAGCGAAGCTGCTATTAAGAGAATTTGGTATCGAAGTAGAGGCTGGCGTAGTTGAGGTAGCAGGCATTAAAGCCAAGCAGTTTGATTTTGCGTATGCAAGAGGGAGCGAGATATTTGCCCTTGATCCAGCAGTAGAAGAGCAGCAAAAAGAGGCGATATTGAAAGCAAAAGAGGCTCACGATAGTGTAGGTGGAGTTGTCTTAGTCACAGCTCGTGGAGTACCTACAGGACTAGGTGAGCCTATCTATTACAAACTCGATGCAGTACTTGCTGAAGCTCTCATGAGTATCAACGCAGCAAAAGCCGTTGAGATTGGTAATGGGTGTGAAGCTAGCCGCCTTATGGGCAGTCAAAACAATGATGAGATTATCGCTGAGGGTTTTGCGAGTAACAATTCTGGCGGTATTTTAGGCGGAATTAGCAACGGAGAAGAGATAGTAGCGCGCATCTACTTCAAACCAACCCCTTCAATTTTCCAAAAGCAGCGCTCCATTGATACAGCAGGTAATGAGGTAGAAGTAGAGCTCAAAGGACGCCACGATCCTTTTGTGGCTGCTCGTGGAAGTGTGGTAGCTGAAGCGATGATGGCTTTGGTGCTTGCAGATATGCTTTTGTTGGGTGCTACAAGCAAACTTGAAAATCTTCAAAAAATCTACAATGCATGA
- a CDS encoding DedA family protein produces the protein MHDIVTWIVNLVGDLGYIGIFVMMFLESSFFPFPSEVAMVPAGYLASKGEMSLLVAWLSGVAGSLAGALFNYYLGHKLGRPFLEKYGKYLFLKEKSLKKVEDFFAKYGHPSTFWGRLIPGIRQYISLPAGIGRMKLTAFAFYTFLGAGLWCGILLVLGYFIGENEERIRSATHLIIAIVMLLVVGVFYYYYRKNKKSQ, from the coding sequence ATGCATGATATTGTTACTTGGATAGTCAATCTTGTAGGAGATCTTGGCTACATTGGCATCTTTGTGATGATGTTTTTGGAGAGTTCCTTTTTTCCTTTTCCTAGTGAAGTTGCGATGGTACCGGCTGGTTATCTTGCGAGTAAGGGGGAGATGAGTCTTTTGGTCGCATGGCTTTCAGGCGTTGCTGGAAGTTTAGCAGGAGCACTTTTTAACTACTACCTTGGTCATAAGCTTGGACGCCCCTTTTTAGAAAAGTATGGAAAATATCTCTTTTTGAAAGAGAAGTCTTTGAAAAAAGTGGAAGATTTTTTTGCAAAATATGGGCATCCAAGCACTTTTTGGGGTAGACTCATTCCTGGAATTCGCCAATATATCTCACTGCCTGCTGGTATTGGTCGTATGAAACTTACCGCTTTTGCTTTTTATACATTTTTAGGTGCTGGATTGTGGTGTGGCATTTTGCTCGTTCTTGGCTATTTTATTGGTGAGAATGAAGAGCGTATTAGATCTGCAACGCATCTTATTATTGCAATTGTTATGCTTTTGGTGGTAGGAGTATTTTATTACTACTATCGCAAAAACAAAAAGAGCCAATAA
- a CDS encoding DUF2130 domain-containing protein, which produces MHTIKCPNCGYEIDINQTLYEEIEKAAKAKLQKEIEEHRQAYRAELAKLKAQQEEIKAKEAAIEAKVAQKAQEALAKERIKLEQELKEKIANEQASIIENLKKELQEKSNQVKELNEAKIEIEKLKRQKEEAIQQARLQAQKELNEELAKEKERLAKQIAQESELKLKEKEKQLKDLKAKLAEAQRKAELTSQQHQGEVQELAIEEYLQNQFPFDTIEEIKKGQRGADCLQIVNTRELANCGKIYYESKRTKEFQKGWIEKLKTDMRQIGADIGVIVTEAMPKDMERMGLIDGIWICSFEEFKALSFILRQHIIQLALTTRSMQNRSDKMSLLYRYLTSNEFKMQIEAIVEGFTQMQEDLDKEKRAMQRLWKQREKQLQKVLDSTISLYGSIKGIAGNAIGHIELLSLPYEEDDQA; this is translated from the coding sequence ATGCACACTATTAAATGTCCAAACTGCGGCTACGAAATAGATATCAACCAAACACTCTATGAAGAGATAGAAAAAGCTGCCAAGGCAAAACTACAAAAAGAGATAGAAGAACACAGACAAGCCTATAGAGCCGAGCTGGCCAAACTCAAAGCCCAGCAAGAAGAGATCAAAGCCAAAGAGGCTGCAATAGAAGCAAAAGTAGCACAAAAAGCGCAAGAGGCTTTGGCAAAAGAACGTATAAAACTTGAGCAAGAGCTCAAAGAAAAAATTGCAAACGAGCAAGCAAGTATCATAGAAAATCTCAAAAAAGAGCTCCAAGAAAAGAGCAACCAGGTCAAAGAGCTCAATGAAGCAAAAATAGAGATAGAAAAGCTCAAGCGCCAAAAAGAGGAAGCCATACAGCAAGCACGACTTCAGGCACAAAAAGAGCTCAATGAAGAGCTTGCCAAAGAGAAAGAGCGTCTTGCAAAGCAGATAGCACAAGAGAGTGAGCTCAAACTCAAAGAGAAAGAGAAGCAGCTTAAAGATCTCAAAGCCAAGCTTGCTGAGGCGCAGAGAAAAGCAGAACTCACCTCCCAACAGCATCAAGGTGAGGTGCAAGAGCTAGCAATAGAAGAGTACCTCCAAAACCAGTTCCCATTCGATACCATTGAAGAGATCAAAAAAGGGCAGCGTGGGGCAGATTGCCTGCAAATTGTCAATACACGAGAGTTAGCAAACTGTGGCAAAATCTACTATGAGAGCAAACGTACCAAGGAGTTTCAAAAGGGCTGGATCGAAAAACTCAAAACCGATATGCGCCAAATTGGTGCCGATATTGGAGTAATCGTCACTGAAGCAATGCCAAAAGATATGGAGCGTATGGGGCTTATCGATGGGATTTGGATATGTAGCTTTGAGGAGTTTAAGGCTTTGAGCTTCATTTTGCGCCAGCATATCATCCAGCTAGCTCTTACAACACGTTCCATGCAAAATCGCAGTGACAAGATGAGTTTGCTCTATCGCTACCTCACATCAAATGAGTTTAAGATGCAAATCGAAGCGATTGTAGAGGGTTTTACACAGATGCAAGAGGATCTTGATAAGGAAAAAAGAGCGATGCAGCGACTTTGGAAGCAGCGCGAGAAACAGCTGCAAAAGGTGCTCGATAGTACTATCTCTCTCTACGGCTCCATTAAAGGCATTGCTGGCAATGCCATAGGACATATCGAGCTGCTTAGCCTCCCATACGAGGAGGATGATCAAGCATAG
- a CDS encoding ribonuclease HII, which translates to MTICGIDEAGRGPLAGPLVMAGVVFIKRVYKLDDSKKLSAQMREKLYEKIINATQYKIVIINNEIIDQKGISACITQGLKEILNALKAQKYIFDGNSKFGVEKVEPVIKADQTVKEVMAASILAKVTRDRIMCEMDRLYPEYGFCKHKGYGTKEHIEAMKKYGLSPIHRKSFRPKALQPTLF; encoded by the coding sequence ATGACTATCTGCGGTATTGATGAAGCGGGGCGGGGGCCGTTGGCAGGACCTTTGGTGATGGCTGGCGTGGTTTTTATCAAAAGAGTTTATAAACTTGATGATTCAAAAAAACTCTCAGCACAAATGAGAGAGAAGCTCTATGAAAAAATCATCAATGCCACACAATACAAAATTGTAATCATTAATAATGAAATAATTGATCAAAAAGGAATTTCAGCTTGTATCACCCAAGGACTCAAAGAGATTCTCAATGCACTTAAAGCACAAAAATATATTTTTGATGGCAACTCCAAATTCGGCGTTGAAAAGGTTGAGCCAGTTATCAAAGCAGATCAAACAGTAAAAGAAGTAATGGCAGCTTCAATCTTAGCAAAAGTCACGCGAGATCGTATCATGTGCGAAATGGATAGGCTCTATCCAGAGTATGGCTTTTGTAAACACAAAGGGTATGGTACAAAAGAGCATATAGAAGCTATGAAAAAGTATGGCCTCTCTCCTATTCATCGTAAAAGCTTTCGTCCCAAAGCCTTGCAACCAACACTTTTTTAA
- a CDS encoding YncE family protein, with amino-acid sequence MRLLLLMILFCPLFAKDQVFYLVSSVQVPNAYYFTPLAIHNGKAAFGYISKIKPTRDEVEKQRERIRQIIQANIEKEYGSMQRWEEENKKIAKESAKQLQKNAPTWLQHLFPPSLVKEAVPFLLKGALFFAMHTKTASEPYGNLGECGVIIFDGKLKKIKIGIDEPVIALDFSPDGKYLGVMSDLSYEDSKGRYHAVARITLIDAHSYKIIHQWIFANAVDQLAFDAFGRVLFIVHNPAKWNEKALRFIDIVTKRLLPQYIPFYCGSGSMWYGSVKKIKPCFCLSPKRDLLLLRNGDQVVFYNLKDLKKYGELNNEAYSSLYVKFAHVHPWLAKNNGEIIDYQQVKVMQKFHDPLKAGFVDAAFMPDDKRVIFTNHFGKFYIFVLQSGKLVGQTKNIIRDGGKLFVLTHDGRWIVTEHITNKFATYAGYLRRKKTDLKIIDPQTLRTVQRIAFPSDQTLITYALFGDRLIASDFDTLYIFERVK; translated from the coding sequence ATGAGATTGTTACTACTGATGATTTTATTTTGCCCGCTCTTTGCAAAAGATCAGGTCTTTTATCTGGTAAGTTCAGTACAAGTGCCTAATGCTTACTACTTTACTCCTTTAGCTATACATAATGGTAAAGCTGCATTTGGTTATATAAGCAAGATTAAACCGACGCGTGATGAAGTAGAAAAGCAAAGAGAGCGTATACGCCAAATCATACAGGCAAATATAGAAAAAGAGTATGGGAGTATGCAAAGGTGGGAAGAGGAGAACAAAAAAATAGCTAAAGAGAGTGCTAAACAGCTCCAAAAAAATGCTCCAACATGGTTGCAACATCTCTTTCCGCCAAGTCTTGTAAAAGAGGCAGTACCTTTTTTGCTCAAAGGTGCTCTCTTTTTTGCAATGCATACAAAAACAGCAAGTGAGCCCTATGGTAATTTAGGAGAGTGCGGCGTAATTATATTTGATGGAAAACTTAAAAAGATTAAGATTGGTATAGATGAGCCAGTCATTGCTCTTGATTTTTCCCCAGATGGCAAGTATCTTGGAGTAATGAGTGATCTCAGTTACGAAGATAGCAAAGGCAGATATCACGCAGTAGCTCGTATTACACTCATTGATGCACATTCTTATAAGATTATACATCAGTGGATCTTTGCCAATGCGGTCGATCAGCTTGCCTTTGATGCTTTTGGAAGAGTTCTTTTTATCGTGCACAATCCTGCAAAATGGAATGAAAAGGCTTTACGCTTTATCGATATTGTCACAAAACGGCTGCTACCACAATATATTCCATTTTATTGCGGTTCTGGCTCAATGTGGTATGGAAGTGTAAAAAAGATTAAACCATGCTTTTGCCTTAGTCCAAAAAGAGACCTTTTGTTGCTGCGCAATGGAGATCAAGTGGTCTTTTATAATCTCAAAGATCTTAAAAAATATGGGGAGTTAAATAATGAGGCTTATAGCTCACTCTATGTAAAATTTGCCCATGTACATCCGTGGTTAGCAAAAAATAATGGGGAGATTATTGATTATCAGCAAGTAAAAGTAATGCAAAAATTTCACGACCCTCTCAAAGCCGGATTTGTAGATGCAGCATTTATGCCAGATGATAAAAGAGTAATTTTTACTAACCATTTTGGTAAATTCTATATTTTTGTTCTGCAATCAGGCAAATTAGTTGGACAGACGAAAAATATTATTCGTGATGGAGGGAAGCTCTTTGTATTAACTCATGATGGACGATGGATAGTAACAGAGCATATCACAAACAAATTTGCCACTTATGCTGGATATCTTCGCCGCAAAAAGACAGATCTCAAAATCATAGATCCTCAAACTCTTCGTACAGTGCAACGTATCGCATTCCCAAGTGATCAAACACTCATAACATATGCGCTCTTTGGTGATCGGCTCATTGCTAGTGACTTTGATACACTCTATATCTTTGAGAGGGTAAAGTAG